AATGTCAATTCCCAGGTAGCGAATCGGCATGCCCGCAGACAGTTTCCCGGCATCAAAGGTGTGCAACAAAATCTGACTACCGACGGCACGTGCAGCCGTTTCGGACGCGTACAGCATGCGTTTGTCACCCTTTTTCTGGCCGACACTTGCGCCACTGAGGTTGTCAAAGCTGATCGCCCCTTTAAGAGCACGAGAAAGTGGAGAGGCTTGTACTGTCAAACCACTGCCGTTGAGTTGTACACGTGCGCCGCCTTCAGCCCAAAACACGCTGTTGGCCGTCAGCAGATTGCGGTATTCCGGCTTGATATTCACGTCGATATCAAAACTATTGGCGCGCGGACGCACACTAATAATCTCGCCGACCTGGAATTTACGGTACAGCACCACGGAGCCGGCTTGAATATCTGGCAGGCTGGCGGCGGTTAGCGTCAATGTTGTTGTCGGCAGGTCGCTCAGGCTATTTTCTACGGCTTTTTCCAGGTTGGCGTAAAGCGGATAACTCTTTTTCATTTCGCCTTTGTTGCCCGGAATAATCCTGATTCCGCCATTCACCCATTCGCCGGCGCTGGCTCCCAAAAATTCGACACCGTCGATACCGACTTTGACATCAAAACGGCTGTTGACGACGAATTTACTGTCGCCCTGAATCAGCTTGCGATATTCGGACTCAATGGCGGCTGAGAAGGTGACGCCTTTGGCAGACAGGGTGCGTTCAAGAATTTGCCCCACTTGCACGCCATGGAGAATAATCGGTTGACCCGCATCAATACCGTAACTTTCAGGGGCTGTCAGGTTTAGCGTCAGAACGTTCGGTTGTTGCAGCGGCGTTTTATCGCTTGCGAATACCACAAAATGATTTTGCGGTTCACCTTCTCCCGGCACCAATTCAAAGGTACTGCCGGTTAACAGGCTGCTGAGATTGGGATTGCTGAGCGAGATTTTAGGGTTGCGTAACTCAATGCGCGTTCCAGTGCGCATCAGGTTGACGACACTCGGGTCAACGGTCATTTGGCCGGTCACCGTGCTACCAGGATTGAGGGTGAGCTTAGTCAGCGTACCCACTTCCAGGCCCTGATACATCAGCGCCGTCGAGCCAGCTTTTAAACCGCTACCGTTAGGCAAATCCAGATCGATGATGACGCCGCGCTGGCTGTGTGCCAGATCTTCATACAGACCGAATTCATCTTCTGCTTTGGCCTCGGCGGAGTGTTCCGGGGAGTCAAAGGCAATTGCACCGTTCACTAAGGCCGCGAGGCTTTCTAGCTGAACCTGAGCACCGGAGAGGCTGAAATCGGCCTTAACACCCGATACGTTCCAGAATCGGCTGCCTTTTTTCACCAGTTTAGTGAATCGACGGTCAATCAGTACATCAATGGTTACGCCCTGGTTATTGTTGTTAATGGTGTAGTCATACACCCGACCCACCGGAATTTTGCGGTAATAAACCAGCGAGCCGCTATTGAGCGAGCCTAAGTCCGGCGCATGAAGATGAATCATCAGCTCGCCATTATTAAGGCGGTATCTTGGCTGGGTATCTAACGCGGTAAAGTGTTCTTGCGGTTTACCTTTGCCCGGCATCATGCCGATATAGTTACCGCCAACCAGTGCATCAAGACCGGAAACACCCGCCAGTGACGCTTTGGGTGTCACCAACCAAAACTGGGTATCTTCGCGTAATGCATCCTTCATGTCGCTTTTGACACTGACTGTCACTTCTATTTTGCGCAAGTCTTTGCTGAGACTGATGCTTTGCACCGTACCCACTTCTACGCCTTGATAACGTACAGGTGTTCGCCCGGCCACAATGCCGTCGGCTGAAAGGAAATCAATGGTCGCTGTGGTGCCGCGTTCTTCCCAGGTCGACCAGATGAGCCAACTGGCAATCATTAAGGCGATAATTGGCAACAACCAGAAGGGCGAAATTCGGCGTTTAGTTTTAATTCGCGCTTCAGTCGGTGAAGCGGGCATTTCCTGACTCATGTGCGTCCCAAAGTAGTCGGCTATCCAGCCATTCAACTGCAAGAATAGTTAAAATAACCGCTGCGCCAAAATAAAACGCAGCCGGTCCCATAGTGAATGCCAATAACTGATCGCGATTAACCAGCGACATCGTAAGCGAAATAACAAAGAGATCGAGGATAGACCAGCGGCCAATCCAGGTAATAAAGCGTAGCAATACTATGCGTGTTCTAAGCCCTCGCTCGCATTTGAAATGAATGCTTATCAGCAATGAAATCAACACGATAACTTTGGTGAAAGGCACCAGGATACTGGCAATGAAGACCACTGCTGCCACGGCAACATTACTGTTACCAAGGGAAATAATACCAGAAAGGATGGTGTCCTCCTGGCGCGAGCCATTGACGTAGAGAATGGAAATCGGCAACAAGTTGGCGGGCAGTAAAAAAATTAACGAGCCGATTAATGCCGCCCACGATTTTTGCAAGCTATGGCGACGGCGTACTCGTAATGGCACATGGCAACGGGGACAACGCCCGCGTTTATCCGGCACACCAGTGAAATTGCAAGCGAGGCACACGCGCAGTTGCGCATTCCAGGCACGAGGAGGGCGTTGTGGATAGAATCGCGACCACAGTTGTTCCACGTTCAAGTGAATCAGGGTTAATAAGCTCAACACGACAAGCGCGATAAACGCCACTAAACCCAGGCCTGGCTGGATGAATGCGAATTCTCTGACTTTGATACAGGCCACGCCGATGGCGACCAGATAAATATCGAGCATGACCCATTCTTTGAGCTTCTCCAGCATCAGTAACACCGGGCGTAAGTTCATCCCCAGAATATTACCGAAATAGAGATAGATAATACCGGCGACAAGCGTGGCGGGAGCTCCTACGGCACAAAACATGACCATTGCGGCCGTCAGGGGATCGCCCTGGCTGGTCATCTGCCAGATACCCTGAAACAGGTTGGCATCGATGCGTGTACCTAATAAATAGATACGGACCAGTGGTTCCGAAAAGGCAACGGGCATCAGTAACAACATCGCAATCGCCATCGCCGCCAGACGCGTGAGTGACCAGTCGCGGCCATGGAACACTTTTGCGTCACAACGCGGGCAATACGCGCTCTGTGACGATTTAACCAACGGTAATGAGAAAAGTGTATCGCATTGGGGGCAACGCTGATAACGTGCCTGCGGTACAGCATGGCTAATAGCGTGTATTTTCATGTGTCATCGTATGCAGGGAATACCGTTGGCGCATTGGTGCATCTCATCGGAAAACTAAATATTCGTTAAGCGTATATTAATTCATGGAATGATACACCTTGTGGCATAACGCATTTAATGCTTATTTTACTATGCTATGCAGTTAAGTAAGACAACAGACTATGGTTAATCAATGAACAAAGAACAATTTTACGCGGACCTGAACCGCGATTTCAGTGCGTTAATGGCAGGTGAAACAAGTTTTCTGGCAACGTTGGCAAATACCAGCGCATTGTTGTTTGAACGTCTTGAAGGCGTTAACTGGGCAGGGTTCTATTTACTGGAAGGCGACACGCTGGTTTTGGGGCCTTTTCAGGGGAAAATTGCTTGTGTGCGCATTCCGGTCGGTAAAGGCGTATGCGGTATAGCGGTATCCACCCATAGCATTCAGCGCGTTGAAGATGTGCATGCTTTTGATGGTCACATCGCTTGTGACGCTGCCAGCAATTCCGAAATTGTTCTGCCATTAACAGTAAATGGCGAATTAATCGGGGTTCTGGACATTGATAGCACTGAGTTTGGTCGCTTTACACCAGAAGACCAACTCGGCTTATCTAAACTGGTAACGCAGCTTTCGCTGACGCTTGCCGACACGGATTTTAAAAAATTCTTCACTCGATAGCATGATAAACAACGGATAACGTGGCATTTGCTGATAGCGTCATTATAATGTCGCCTGTTCATGCCTGCGGATTGTTGGCAATTCCGTTGTAATCAGGAAATTTCATGGAAAATCAACCTAAGTTGAATAGTAGCAAAGAAGTCATCGCCTTTTTGGCAGAGCGTTTCCCACAGTGCTTTAGCGCTGAAGGTGAAGCCCGCCCCCTGAAGATTGGTATCTTCCAGGACTTAGTCGCACGCGTTGAAGGGGAGATGAGCCTCAGTAAAACTCAACTTCGTTCCGCGTTACGTCTTTATACTTCAAGCTGGCGCTACCTGTACGGTATCAAAGTCGGCGCGACCCGTGTTGATCTCGACGGTAACCCATGTGGTGAACTCGATGAGCAGCACGTTGAGCATGCTCGTAAGCAGCTTGAAGAAGCAAAAGCTCGTGTTCAGGCACAGCGTGCAGAACAGCAAGCGAAAAAACGCGAAGCGGCAGCGGCTAACGGTGAAACCGTTACCGAAAAACCTCGTCGTGATCGCAAGCCTCGTCCTGCTCCGCGTCGTCCAGAGTCAACAGAGCGTAAACCACGTGCTGAAAAACCGGCTCCTCAGGCTCCGCGTGAAGAAAAACGCACTCCGGTTACGGACATTTCTGCTTTGCAGGTGGGTCAGGCAATCAAAGTCAAAGCGGGTAATAACGCGATGGATGCCACCGTACTGGAAATTACCAAAGATGGCGTCCGTGTACAGCTAACTTCTGGTATGGCAATGATCGTACGCGCAGAACACTTGCAGTTCTGAAACGGAGGCCAGACCCGGGCATGAACAAACTCTTTAAGCGTACGGCTGTCGCTAGTCTGTTGTTTCTTGCAGGTAGCGCACTGGCCGTCGAAAACATAACGCGCGCTGATCAAATCCCGCAGTTAAAGGAAGAGACGCAGCATGCTACGGTGAGTGAGCGTGTAACTTCACGCTTCACTCGTTCGCATTATCGTCAGTTTGATCTGGATGAAAATTTTTCCGCAAAAATTTTCGATCGCTATCTCAATCTCCTCGACTTTAGCCACAACGTACTGCTCGCCAGCGACGTTGAGCAGTTTGTGTCGCGGAAAAAACAGATTGGCGATGAATTGCGCACCGGCAAACTGGACGTATTTTACGATCTTTACAATCTGGCCCAGACGCGTCGTTTTGAACGTTATCAATACGCGCTGAAGGTGCTGGAAAAGCCGATGGATTTCACCGGCAATGACACCTTCAATGTGGATCGCAGCAAATCGCCGTGGCCTGCAAGCGTTGCAGAGTTAAACACCCTGTGGGACAGCAAAGTTAAGTTTGACGAGTTGAGCTTAAAGCTGACCGGTAAAACCGATCAGGAAATTCGTGAAACGCTAACCAAACGCTATCAGTTTGCGATTCGTCGACTGGCGCAGTCCAACAGCGAAGATGTTTTCTCACTGGCAATGACCGCTTTTGCCCACGAAATCGATCCGCATACCAACTATTTGTCACCACGCAATACCGAGCAATTCAATACGGAGATGAGTTTGTCTCTGGAAGGTATTGGTGCGGTGCTGCAAATGGATGACGACTATACCGTTATCAACTCGATGGTTGCGGGTGGCCCGGCGGCGAAAAGCAAAGCGATTACCGTCGGTGATCGTATTGTTGGCGTAGGCCAAACCGGCAAAGCCATGGTCGATGTGATTGGCTGGCGTCTTGATGATGTGGTTGCGCTGATCAAAGGACCAAAAGGCAGCAAGGTTCGTCTGGAAGTCTTACCTGCTGGCAAAGGGACGAAAACACGTGTCGTCACGTTAACGCGTGAACGTATTCGTCTTGAAGATCGTGCGGTCAAACTCACCATTAAAACGGTCGGCAAAGATAAAGTCGGCGTGCTGGATATTCCGGGCTTCTATGTTGGTTTGACGGATGACGTCAAAGTCCAGTTGCAGAAGATGGAAAAACAGAACGTGAAGAGCGTGATCATCGATCTGCGTTCTAACGGTGGCGGTGCATTGACCGAAGCCGTCTCACTTTCTGGCCTGTTTATTCCTGGTGGCCCAGTCGTTCAGGTTCGTGATAACAACGGTAAAGTGCGTGAAGACAGCGATACCGATGGTGTTGTGTATTACAAAGGTCCACTGGTTGTCATGGTTGACCGTTTTAGTGCTTCAGCATCTGAGATTTTCGCCGCAGCGATGCAGGATTATGGCCGTGCGCTGATTGTCGGTGAGCCGACCTTTGGTAAAGGCACTGTTCAGCAATATCGTTCACTGAACCGTATTTATGACCAGATGCTGCGCCCTGAGTGGCCTGCTTTAGGCTCTGTGCAATACACCATCCAGAAGTTCTACCGCATTAATGGCGGAAGTACTCAACGTAAAGGTGTTACGCCAGATGTCTTGATGCCAACCGGCACTGAAGAGACCGAAACTGGCGAGAAGTTCGAAGATAATGCGCTCCCATGGGATAGCATTAATGCCGCAACTTACGTCAAGTCAGGCGATCTGACTCCGTTTGAGCCGCAACTGCTTAAACTGCACCAGGACAGAATTGCAGCCGATCCTGAGTTCCAGTACATCATGAAGGACATTGCTCGTTTCAATGCCCTGAAAGAGAAGCGCAATATTGTCTCTCTGAATCTTGCTCAACGTGAGAAAGAAAACCAGGAAGATGATGCGACGCGTCTGGCTCGTATAAACGATCGCTACAAAAGAGAAGGTAAAGCGCCATTGAAGAAACTGGATGACTTACCAAAGGATTATCAAGAACCTGATCCTTATCTCGATGAAACGGTTCATATCGCGCTGGATCTTGCAAAAATGCAGCAAGATAAATCCTCCGAGCAGCCGACTCCTGCTAAGTAACTCCCCAACAGGCACAAATTTTTGTGCCTGTTTTTTTTACCTCTATCAAGCCGCGTAAACCAATCTCTTCTTGAATGTAAAGTTATGTATTATTAACGACTTGGTCGCGATGAATGCTTGAAAATAGCAAGCTTGCCCCTACGATGTGGGGTAACGCAGAATGCGTATTTTTAACCGAGGTAAAAAGAAAATTATGATGCGTATCGGGCTTTTCCTGTTGACCAACCTTGCAGTCATGGTCGTTTTCGGGCTCGTGCTAAGCCTGACGGGGATCCAGTCGAGCAGCGTGCAGGGTCTGATGATCATGGCGGTGTTGTTTGGCTTTGGTGGTTCAATCATCTCGTTGCTGATGTCCAAATGGATGGCATTACGTTCAGTTGGTGGGGAAGTGATTGAGCAGCCACGTAACGAAACTGAGCGCTGGCTGATGGAAACGGTTCGTCAGCAGTCACAGCAGGCGGGTATCGCCATGCCACAGGTGGCGGTTTACCATGCGCCGGATATTAACGCCTTTGCAACCGGTGCACGCCGTAATGCCTCACTGGTCGCGGTGAGTACGGGTCTGTTGCAAAATATGAGCCGTGACGAAGCAGAAGCGGTTATTGCTCACGAAATTAGCCATATCGCGAACGGCGACATGGTCACGATGACGCTGATTCAAGGTGTGGTGAACACCTTCGTTATCTTCATTTCCCGTATCATCGCGCAGGTGGCTTCTGGCTTCCTGTCAGGTAACCGGGATGAAGGTGAAAGCAGCAACGGTAACCCGTTTGTCTATTTTGCGATTGCGACGGTACTGGAGTTGGTGTTCGGTATTCTGGCGAGCATCATCACCATGTGGTTCTCACGTCACCGTGAATTCCATGCTGATGCCGGATCTGCCAAATTGGTCGGTCGTGAAAAAATGATTGCCGCGTTGCAGCGTCTGAAAACCAGCTATGAACCGCAAGAAGCTAGCAGCATGATGGCGTTTTGTATTAATGGTAAGGCGAAGTCCATGAGCGAATTGTTCATGACTCACCCACCGTTGGACAAACGTATTGAAGCGCTGCGTAACGGCGAATACCTTAAGTAGTCGTGAGCGGTAATAAAAAAGCGTGCCATCGCTGGCACGCTTTTTTTATGCCTGTGAAGCAGCGGTTTGTGATATCCGTAAACTGCTAATGATGGCCGCAACGGTGGCAAAACTACCGGCCAGTAACAAAGAGGCGTGTGTTCCGTGAGTGGTGAAAAGGTTGAACATCAACGCCACCAGGGCTGCACCACAGCTCTGACCTAATAACCTTGCCGTGCCCAACATGCCGCTGGCGCCACCGCTGCGATGGCGTGGCGCAGAAGAAATAATGGTGTGGTTATTCGGTGACTGGAACAGGCCAAAACCCGCACCGCATAACAACATGCGCCAGATAATATCGATATCAGTTGGGTTATGCGGCAATAGCGCCAGAGCAAACAAACCAAACGCCATCACAGCCAACCCAATACCACCAAGCAACCCGGCGTGCACCCGCTCTATTAAATGACCCGCGATTGGGGCCATTATCATTGTTGCGATTGGCCACGGAGTGAGAAGCAGCCCCGTTTCAACTTCACTGCGGCCCAAGGCTGATTGCAAAAAGAAGGGGAGCGAAACCATCGCTAACATTTGTGCGGCAAAGGAACAGACTGAGGTTCCCATAGATAATGAGAATACGGGGATACGCAATAAATCCACAGGTAGCAATGGGAAAGGCAGCTGCAACTGGCGACGGATAAAGAAGAAGCCAATGACGACTAAGGCCAACAATTCAGAGAGAATAAGCCACCCTGCCTGCCCCTGGGCAAAGCCACTGATTGCAGAGATGAGCAAGCCAAACGTTAAGGCATTCATGATGGCGCTTGGAATATCAAAGCGTTGGCCCTGTGATTTTTGTTGATTTGGCGGTAGGAAACGCAAAGACAGTAAGAGTGCTACGATGCCAATCGGCACGTTAATCAAAAACAACCATTTCCATGAAGCAACGGAAAGAATGGCAGCGGCAATTGTTGGCCCTGCAGCTGATGAAACAGCAACAATAAACGAGTTAATTCCCATGCCGCGACCAAGGTATTTTTGCGGATAAATAAGCCGAATAAGTGCGGTATTAACGCTCATTAATGCCGCGCCGCCAAACCCCTGCAATACGCGAGCAAATGTCAGCATGGGTAACGAATTCGATAAGGCGCAAAAAAGGGAAGTCACACAAAATAGAATCAACCCGCACTGATATACCCGTCGATAGCCAAAAATATCACCCAGGAATGACATTGATAGTAACGAAATAATTATCGCAATTTGGTAACTGTTCACAATCCAGATGGACTCTGCCGGGCTGGCATTGAGTTCTCGGGCAATGGTGGGAAGGGCGACGTTTGCGATGACACCATCAAGCACTGCCATGGTAATACCTAGCGCAATGGCTAAAATAGCCCCATAGCGCAGCGGTAATGGCAGCCCATCAGCAAGAGTTTTATCCATAGGAAAGTAAGGCTTCACGGAGGCTATATTCGGGGAGAAATAATAATAGCACTAAATTTACGGGATATGTCGCAGATTCGTAACGAAATAGAACAGATCCGTTGCGATGACATGGTAGTCAATTTATACTAAAAACCAGTTCTGATTTTTATAAAACAAATGCGATCGAGGTGATTTAATGGCAATCGCAGATCTGGATAAACAACCTGATTCTGTCTCTTCTGTCCTGAAAGTTTTTGGCATTTTACAGGCTCTTGGCGAAGAACGCGAAATTGGTATTACTGAATTATCGCAACGCGTAATGATGTCAAAAAGCACCGTCTATCGCTTTTTACAGACAATGAAATCTCTGGGTTATGTTGCTCAGGAAGGTGAGTCTGAGAAATACTCGCTTACGCTGAAGCTGTTCGAGCTTGGCGCACGTGCGTTGCAAAACGTTGATTTGATTCGTAGTGCAGACATCCAGATGCGCGAACTGTCGCGTCTGACAAAAGAGACAATCCACCTGGGTGCGTTGGATGAAGACAGTATTGTCTATATCCACAAGATTGACTCAATGTACAACTTGCGTATGTACTCGCGCATTGGTCGTCGTAACCCGCTGTACAGTACCGCAATTGGTAAAGTGCTTCTGGCATGGCGCGATCGTGAAGAAGTCCGTGAAATTCTTGCTGAAGTGGAATACACCCGCAGCACTGAACGTACCATTACCAGCACTGACGAATTGTTAGATGTTCTGGATACTGTTCGCAAGCAAGGTTATGGCGAAGATAACGAAGAACAAGAA
The nucleotide sequence above comes from Buttiauxella selenatireducens. Encoded proteins:
- a CDS encoding PqiB family protein, with the protein product MSQEMPASPTEARIKTKRRISPFWLLPIIALMIASWLIWSTWEERGTTATIDFLSADGIVAGRTPVRYQGVEVGTVQSISLSKDLRKIEVTVSVKSDMKDALREDTQFWLVTPKASLAGVSGLDALVGGNYIGMMPGKGKPQEHFTALDTQPRYRLNNGELMIHLHAPDLGSLNSGSLVYYRKIPVGRVYDYTINNNNQGVTIDVLIDRRFTKLVKKGSRFWNVSGVKADFSLSGAQVQLESLAALVNGAIAFDSPEHSAEAKAEDEFGLYEDLAHSQRGVIIDLDLPNGSGLKAGSTALMYQGLEVGTLTKLTLNPGSTVTGQMTVDPSVVNLMRTGTRIELRNPKISLSNPNLSSLLTGSTFELVPGEGEPQNHFVVFASDKTPLQQPNVLTLNLTAPESYGIDAGQPIILHGVQVGQILERTLSAKGVTFSAAIESEYRKLIQGDSKFVVNSRFDVKVGIDGVEFLGASAGEWVNGGIRIIPGNKGEMKKSYPLYANLEKAVENSLSDLPTTTLTLTAASLPDIQAGSVVLYRKFQVGEIISVRPRANSFDIDVNIKPEYRNLLTANSVFWAEGGARVQLNGSGLTVQASPLSRALKGAISFDNLSGASVGQKKGDKRMLYASETAARAVGSQILLHTFDAGKLSAGMPIRYLGIDIGQLESLNLTQSRSEVEAKAVLYPEFVDTFARNGTRFSVVTPKISASGVDNLDTILQPYINVEPGRGAPRRDFELQETSITDSRYSDGLSIVLEVPEAGALSIGTPVLFRGVEVGTVTGLTLGNLSDRVMVGLRISKRFQHLVRDSSVFWLASGYSLDFGLTGGVVKTGTFSQFIRGGIAFATPPGTPLAPKAETGKHFLLEESEPKEWRQWGTALPR
- the yebS gene encoding membrane integrity lipid transport subunit YebS encodes the protein MKIHAISHAVPQARYQRCPQCDTLFSLPLVKSSQSAYCPRCDAKVFHGRDWSLTRLAAMAIAMLLLMPVAFSEPLVRIYLLGTRIDANLFQGIWQMTSQGDPLTAAMVMFCAVGAPATLVAGIIYLYFGNILGMNLRPVLLMLEKLKEWVMLDIYLVAIGVACIKVREFAFIQPGLGLVAFIALVVLSLLTLIHLNVEQLWSRFYPQRPPRAWNAQLRVCLACNFTGVPDKRGRCPRCHVPLRVRRRHSLQKSWAALIGSLIFLLPANLLPISILYVNGSRQEDTILSGIISLGNSNVAVAAVVFIASILVPFTKVIVLISLLISIHFKCERGLRTRIVLLRFITWIGRWSILDLFVISLTMSLVNRDQLLAFTMGPAAFYFGAAVILTILAVEWLDSRLLWDAHESGNARFTD
- a CDS encoding GAF domain-containing protein — protein: MNKEQFYADLNRDFSALMAGETSFLATLANTSALLFERLEGVNWAGFYLLEGDTLVLGPFQGKIACVRIPVGKGVCGIAVSTHSIQRVEDVHAFDGHIACDAASNSEIVLPLTVNGELIGVLDIDSTEFGRFTPEDQLGLSKLVTQLSLTLADTDFKKFFTR
- the proQ gene encoding RNA chaperone ProQ, whose protein sequence is MENQPKLNSSKEVIAFLAERFPQCFSAEGEARPLKIGIFQDLVARVEGEMSLSKTQLRSALRLYTSSWRYLYGIKVGATRVDLDGNPCGELDEQHVEHARKQLEEAKARVQAQRAEQQAKKREAAAANGETVTEKPRRDRKPRPAPRRPESTERKPRAEKPAPQAPREEKRTPVTDISALQVGQAIKVKAGNNAMDATVLEITKDGVRVQLTSGMAMIVRAEHLQF
- the prc gene encoding carboxy terminal-processing peptidase, producing the protein MNKLFKRTAVASLLFLAGSALAVENITRADQIPQLKEETQHATVSERVTSRFTRSHYRQFDLDENFSAKIFDRYLNLLDFSHNVLLASDVEQFVSRKKQIGDELRTGKLDVFYDLYNLAQTRRFERYQYALKVLEKPMDFTGNDTFNVDRSKSPWPASVAELNTLWDSKVKFDELSLKLTGKTDQEIRETLTKRYQFAIRRLAQSNSEDVFSLAMTAFAHEIDPHTNYLSPRNTEQFNTEMSLSLEGIGAVLQMDDDYTVINSMVAGGPAAKSKAITVGDRIVGVGQTGKAMVDVIGWRLDDVVALIKGPKGSKVRLEVLPAGKGTKTRVVTLTRERIRLEDRAVKLTIKTVGKDKVGVLDIPGFYVGLTDDVKVQLQKMEKQNVKSVIIDLRSNGGGALTEAVSLSGLFIPGGPVVQVRDNNGKVREDSDTDGVVYYKGPLVVMVDRFSASASEIFAAAMQDYGRALIVGEPTFGKGTVQQYRSLNRIYDQMLRPEWPALGSVQYTIQKFYRINGGSTQRKGVTPDVLMPTGTEETETGEKFEDNALPWDSINAATYVKSGDLTPFEPQLLKLHQDRIAADPEFQYIMKDIARFNALKEKRNIVSLNLAQREKENQEDDATRLARINDRYKREGKAPLKKLDDLPKDYQEPDPYLDETVHIALDLAKMQQDKSSEQPTPAK
- the htpX gene encoding protease HtpX, whose translation is MMRIGLFLLTNLAVMVVFGLVLSLTGIQSSSVQGLMIMAVLFGFGGSIISLLMSKWMALRSVGGEVIEQPRNETERWLMETVRQQSQQAGIAMPQVAVYHAPDINAFATGARRNASLVAVSTGLLQNMSRDEAEAVIAHEISHIANGDMVTMTLIQGVVNTFVIFISRIIAQVASGFLSGNRDEGESSNGNPFVYFAIATVLELVFGILASIITMWFSRHREFHADAGSAKLVGREKMIAALQRLKTSYEPQEASSMMAFCINGKAKSMSELFMTHPPLDKRIEALRNGEYLK
- a CDS encoding MFS transporter, whose translation is MDKTLADGLPLPLRYGAILAIALGITMAVLDGVIANVALPTIARELNASPAESIWIVNSYQIAIIISLLSMSFLGDIFGYRRVYQCGLILFCVTSLFCALSNSLPMLTFARVLQGFGGAALMSVNTALIRLIYPQKYLGRGMGINSFIVAVSSAAGPTIAAAILSVASWKWLFLINVPIGIVALLLSLRFLPPNQQKSQGQRFDIPSAIMNALTFGLLISAISGFAQGQAGWLILSELLALVVIGFFFIRRQLQLPFPLLPVDLLRIPVFSLSMGTSVCSFAAQMLAMVSLPFFLQSALGRSEVETGLLLTPWPIATMIMAPIAGHLIERVHAGLLGGIGLAVMAFGLFALALLPHNPTDIDIIWRMLLCGAGFGLFQSPNNHTIISSAPRHRSGGASGMLGTARLLGQSCGAALVALMFNLFTTHGTHASLLLAGSFATVAAIISSLRISQTAASQA
- the kdgR gene encoding DNA-binding transcriptional regulator KdgR; the protein is MAIADLDKQPDSVSSVLKVFGILQALGEEREIGITELSQRVMMSKSTVYRFLQTMKSLGYVAQEGESEKYSLTLKLFELGARALQNVDLIRSADIQMRELSRLTKETIHLGALDEDSIVYIHKIDSMYNLRMYSRIGRRNPLYSTAIGKVLLAWRDREEVREILAEVEYTRSTERTITSTDELLDVLDTVRKQGYGEDNEEQEEGLRCIGVPVFDRFGVVIAGLSISFPTLRFSEDRLHEYVAMLHDAARTISVQMGYHEYPF